A stretch of Meiothermus cerbereus DSM 11376 DNA encodes these proteins:
- a CDS encoding acyl-CoA thioesterase translates to MSQQTRTVHLVRPPDCNHYGNLYGGTAMAWMDEAAFVAATRYARSKVVTVHTDAIDFHQPVPQGSIVELVAWVSSVGRSSMRLEVEMWVEPISKETRILACRAGFVMVALDENGKPRAINAPG, encoded by the coding sequence GTGAGCCAGCAGACCCGTACCGTACACCTGGTACGCCCACCCGACTGCAACCACTATGGCAACCTGTATGGGGGCACGGCCATGGCCTGGATGGACGAGGCTGCGTTCGTGGCTGCCACCCGCTACGCCCGCTCTAAGGTGGTTACGGTACACACCGACGCCATCGATTTCCACCAGCCCGTTCCACAGGGCTCGATTGTGGAGCTGGTGGCCTGGGTGAGCTCGGTGGGGCGCAGCTCCATGCGCCTGGAGGTGGAGATGTGGGTCGAGCCGATCAGCAAAGAAACGCGCATCCTGGCCTGTCGGGCTGGTTTTGTCATGGTGGCGTTGGACGAAAACGGAAAGCCCAGGGCCATCAACGCTCCAGGTTGA